A region of Plantactinospora sp. BC1 DNA encodes the following proteins:
- a CDS encoding ABC transporter ATP-binding protein, translating into MTLQGSNLALRFGRTVALDGADVTIPPGEIVAIMGPSGSGKSTLLHVLAGILRPEHGEVRLDAQRIDNLPDGRRSRLRLRSFGFVLQFGDLVPELSLRENVELPLRLLGTPRAQARRRGAELLGQLAVAELADRRPGQVSGGEAQRAAVARALAHRPSVIFADEPTGALDSAAGEVVLDALTGLARKEGSSVVMVTHEARVAAYADRTVFLRDGRVAA; encoded by the coding sequence ATGACACTCCAGGGCAGCAACCTGGCCCTCCGGTTCGGCCGGACCGTCGCGCTCGACGGCGCCGACGTGACCATCCCACCCGGCGAGATCGTCGCCATCATGGGACCGTCCGGCTCCGGCAAGTCGACCCTGCTGCACGTCCTCGCCGGCATCCTCCGCCCCGAGCACGGCGAGGTACGCCTCGACGCGCAGCGCATCGACAACCTCCCGGACGGCCGGCGCAGCCGACTCCGGCTCCGGTCGTTCGGATTCGTGCTCCAGTTCGGCGACCTGGTGCCGGAACTCTCCCTGCGGGAGAACGTCGAACTGCCGCTGCGACTGCTCGGCACGCCCCGGGCGCAGGCCCGGCGCCGGGGCGCCGAACTGCTCGGCCAACTGGCCGTGGCCGAGCTGGCCGACCGGCGCCCGGGGCAGGTCTCCGGCGGCGAGGCACAGCGCGCCGCCGTCGCCCGGGCACTGGCGCACCGGCCCTCGGTGATCTTCGCCGACGAGCCGACCGGGGCGCTGGACAGCGCGGCCGGCGAGGTGGTGCTGGACGCGCTGACCGGGCTGGCCCGCAAGGAGGGCAGCTCGGTGGTGATGGTCACCCACGAGGCCCGGGTGGCGGCGTACGCGGACCGGACCGTCTTCCTGCGCGACGGCCGGGTAGCCGCGTGA
- a CDS encoding PadR family transcriptional regulator produces the protein MSVSRILLGLLEPRSQHGYVLRRRYDEWFGNSRPLKSAQVYATLGRLDRDGLIDLAGVASGVGPDRRVYAITEAGVGELDRWLDEPEVPEVTGSRRVLFAKVLIALSSGRPAEPMLDRQRQAHLARMRELRVQRQAGDLLTQLDADFEMYHLDADLKWIDGAVARLARLAALVSRADDAEKESR, from the coding sequence ATGTCGGTCTCCCGGATCCTGCTCGGCCTCCTCGAACCGAGGTCCCAACACGGCTACGTGCTGCGCCGCCGCTACGACGAGTGGTTCGGCAACAGCCGTCCGCTCAAGTCGGCACAGGTCTACGCCACCCTCGGCCGGCTGGACCGGGACGGGCTGATCGACCTCGCCGGAGTGGCCAGCGGGGTCGGCCCGGACCGCCGGGTCTACGCGATCACCGAGGCGGGCGTCGGCGAACTCGACCGCTGGCTCGACGAGCCGGAGGTGCCCGAGGTGACCGGCAGCCGCCGGGTGCTCTTCGCCAAGGTGCTGATCGCGCTCTCCAGCGGCCGGCCGGCCGAGCCGATGCTCGACCGGCAGCGCCAGGCGCACCTGGCCCGGATGCGCGAGCTGCGCGTCCAGCGGCAGGCCGGCGACCTGCTCACCCAGCTCGACGCCGACTTCGAGATGTACCACCTCGACGCCGACCTCAAGTGGATCGACGGCGCCGTCGCCCGGCTCGCCCGGCTGGCCGCACTGGTGTCCCGCGCCGACGACGCGGAGAAGGAGTCCCGATGA
- a CDS encoding phosphatase PAP2 family protein, which translates to MTATVTDTPPAPPPGPASPDNRRRRFVAMSIWAVAFVAAWLLIGLPTDPLYAFAWLWAATIAWRSDRPWRTHLGFARDWLPVVVLLALYNLSRGFADNGATPHAYELIVADRWMFGWAMDGQVPTVWLQQHLYDPDGIHWWDVGVSWVYFSHFVVTLTAAVVLWLRSRTQWGAFMRRWGFLCASGLVTYFIYPAAPPWWAAQYGMLTDVARISTRGWREFGMHGAGNLLNAGQIASNPVAAMPSLHTAWALFVVVFFLGATRRRWWPLLLCYPLAMTFTLVYAGEHYVIDVLVGWAYVGLTFLVVGLAERWWAARRARRQPAEPAPSEPAPAEAAEAAEAPEPTVSAGR; encoded by the coding sequence ATGACCGCCACCGTCACCGACACCCCGCCCGCGCCGCCACCCGGTCCGGCGTCCCCGGACAACCGGCGCCGCCGGTTCGTCGCCATGTCGATCTGGGCGGTGGCCTTCGTCGCCGCCTGGCTGCTGATCGGCCTGCCCACCGACCCGCTGTACGCCTTCGCCTGGCTCTGGGCCGCCACCATCGCCTGGCGCAGTGACCGTCCCTGGCGGACACATCTGGGCTTCGCCCGGGACTGGCTGCCGGTGGTGGTGCTGCTCGCCCTCTACAACCTCTCCCGGGGGTTCGCGGACAACGGGGCGACGCCGCACGCCTACGAGCTGATCGTCGCCGACCGGTGGATGTTCGGCTGGGCGATGGACGGCCAGGTCCCCACCGTCTGGCTGCAACAGCACCTCTACGACCCGGACGGCATCCACTGGTGGGACGTCGGCGTGAGCTGGGTCTACTTCTCGCACTTCGTGGTCACCCTGACCGCCGCGGTGGTGCTCTGGCTGCGCTCCCGGACCCAGTGGGGCGCGTTCATGCGCCGCTGGGGCTTCCTCTGCGCCAGCGGCCTGGTCACCTACTTCATCTACCCGGCCGCGCCGCCCTGGTGGGCCGCACAGTACGGGATGCTCACCGACGTCGCCCGGATCTCCACCCGGGGCTGGCGGGAGTTCGGCATGCACGGCGCCGGCAACCTGCTCAACGCCGGTCAGATCGCCTCCAACCCGGTCGCCGCGATGCCGTCGCTGCACACCGCCTGGGCGCTCTTCGTGGTGGTCTTCTTCCTCGGGGCGACCCGCCGACGCTGGTGGCCGCTGCTGCTCTGCTATCCGCTGGCGATGACCTTCACCCTGGTCTACGCGGGCGAGCACTACGTGATCGACGTACTGGTCGGCTGGGCGTACGTCGGGCTGACCTTCCTGGTCGTCGGGCTCGCCGAGCGCTGGTGGGCGGCGCGCAGGGCCCGCCGCCAGCCGGCCGAGCCGGCCCCGTCCGAGCCCGCTCCGGCCGAGGCCGCCGAAGCCGCCGAGGCGCCGGAGCCGACGGTCAGCGCGGGTCGCTGA
- a CDS encoding PH domain-containing protein: MTPEEGAEPRQRLHPLSPLLHGAKSLVVIVAALSWSTLSRVGLGFFALLVAVLLVGALVLSVVSWYNTGYHVVGRELRIHEGLLWRRTRAIPLERLQSVEVVRPLLAQLSGLAELRLEVVGGGKTEAPLAYVTVADAVALRERLLVLAGRAPSGPVQVPGAAPGATPAGQPGAPVPGQPGVPGLPGLVGTVEPPVGRHLHAVSNRDLLVSQLLTPQAFLLPFGVAFVLVQFFTEGSWSFIAVASTLTAMAGVVLQPIRRVLDDWSFRLARDDAALRVRHGLLETRAQTVPLDRLQAIGVTWPLLWRMKGWLRMRLSVAGFASGELDDRSHPDRLLPVGDLATAQMIMAEILPGVAITGTLTPPPARARWVHPLARTALGAGLSARVFAVRSGLLTRELLVVPYARIQSVRVVQGPLQRRLRLATVYADTAGGPGAAARDRDLHEAWALAAELTARARAARLSDPR, translated from the coding sequence GTGACTCCCGAGGAGGGCGCCGAGCCCCGGCAGCGGCTGCACCCGTTGAGTCCGCTGCTGCACGGGGCGAAATCACTGGTGGTGATCGTCGCCGCGCTCTCCTGGTCGACGCTGTCCCGGGTCGGCCTCGGCTTCTTCGCCCTGCTCGTCGCGGTGTTGCTGGTCGGCGCGCTGGTGCTCTCGGTGGTCAGTTGGTACAACACCGGCTACCACGTGGTCGGGCGGGAACTGCGGATCCACGAGGGTCTGCTGTGGCGGCGTACCCGGGCGATCCCCCTGGAGCGGTTGCAGTCCGTGGAGGTGGTCCGGCCGCTGCTGGCCCAGCTCAGCGGGCTCGCCGAGCTGCGGTTGGAGGTGGTCGGCGGCGGCAAGACGGAGGCGCCGCTGGCGTACGTCACGGTGGCCGACGCGGTGGCGCTGCGGGAGCGCCTGCTGGTGCTGGCCGGCCGGGCGCCGTCCGGCCCGGTGCAGGTGCCAGGGGCCGCGCCCGGCGCGACACCGGCCGGGCAGCCGGGTGCACCGGTGCCGGGTCAGCCCGGCGTACCCGGTCTGCCCGGACTGGTCGGCACCGTCGAGCCTCCGGTCGGCCGGCACCTGCACGCGGTCTCCAACCGCGACCTGCTGGTCAGCCAGCTTCTCACCCCGCAGGCGTTCCTGCTGCCGTTCGGCGTCGCCTTCGTGCTGGTCCAGTTCTTCACCGAGGGTTCCTGGTCGTTCATCGCGGTCGCCAGCACCCTGACCGCGATGGCCGGGGTGGTGCTCCAGCCGATCCGGCGGGTGCTGGACGACTGGAGTTTCCGGCTGGCCCGTGACGACGCCGCGCTGCGGGTCCGGCACGGCCTGCTGGAGACCCGGGCCCAGACCGTACCGCTGGACCGGCTCCAGGCGATCGGGGTCACCTGGCCGCTGCTCTGGCGGATGAAGGGGTGGTTGCGGATGCGGCTGTCGGTCGCCGGGTTCGCCAGCGGTGAACTGGACGACCGGAGCCATCCGGACCGGTTGCTGCCGGTCGGCGACCTGGCCACGGCACAGATGATCATGGCCGAGATCCTGCCCGGGGTGGCGATCACCGGCACCCTCACCCCGCCACCGGCCCGGGCCCGCTGGGTGCACCCGCTGGCCCGTACCGCGCTCGGCGCCGGGCTCTCCGCCCGGGTCTTCGCGGTCCGCTCCGGACTGCTGACCCGGGAACTCCTCGTCGTGCCGTACGCCCGGATCCAGAGCGTACGGGTGGTGCAGGGGCCGCTCCAGCGGCGGCTGCGGCTGGCCACCGTGTACGCGGACACCGCCGGTGGGCCCGGCGCCGCCGCCCGGGACCGGGACCTGCACGAGGCGTGGGCGCTGGCCGCCGAACTGACCGCCCGGGCCCGGGCCGCCCGGCTCAGCGACCCGCGCTGA
- a CDS encoding PH domain-containing protein, translating to MEPWPETVRWQPVSTDLIKVEALRLGIGMLALAAGAGIGLALTGHWLFGLALGAVVVVTVWRLTVIVRAVRAWGYAERDHDLLVRHGLLVRRLSIVPYARMQFVDVTAGPLERAFDLATVQLHTAAAASDARVPGLRPAEASRLRDRLTALGEDRAEGL from the coding sequence CTGGAGCCGTGGCCGGAGACCGTACGCTGGCAGCCGGTCTCCACGGACCTGATAAAGGTGGAGGCGCTCCGGCTCGGGATCGGCATGCTGGCCCTCGCCGCCGGTGCCGGGATCGGCCTCGCGCTCACCGGCCACTGGCTCTTCGGCCTCGCCCTCGGCGCGGTGGTGGTAGTGACCGTGTGGCGGCTGACGGTGATCGTCCGGGCCGTACGCGCCTGGGGGTACGCCGAACGCGACCACGACCTGCTGGTCCGGCACGGCCTGCTGGTCCGGCGACTGTCGATCGTGCCGTACGCCCGGATGCAGTTCGTCGACGTCACCGCCGGGCCGCTGGAGCGCGCCTTCGACCTGGCCACCGTGCAACTGCACACCGCCGCCGCCGCGAGCGACGCCCGGGTGCCCGGGCTGCGCCCGGCGGAGGCGTCCCGGCTGCGCGACCGGCTCACCGCCCTCGGCGAGGACCGGGCGGAGGGTCTGTGA
- a CDS encoding MoxR family ATPase: protein MAQPTTPDTPTPPDVGGAVPTVGSTPAEDATLLERALFEVKRVIVGQDRMVERMFVALLARGHCLLEGVPGVAKTLAVETLARVVGGTFARVQFTPDLVPADIVGTRIYRQSSEKFDVELGPVFVNFLLADEVNRAPAKVQSALLEVMSEQQVSIGGQTHRVPNPFLVMATQNPIEQEGVYPLPEAQRDRFLMKIIVGYPTDAEEREIVYRMGVSAPEPSSVFTPLELVGLQQKADKVFVHNALVDYAVRLVLATRAPAEHGMPDVAQLIQYGASPRASLGIVRATRALALMRGRDYALPQDVQDIAPDILRHRLVLSYDALADNIPADHVVDRVMSTIPLPSVAPRQNATPTPPAGPGLGIGPASGVPAVGSAWPGRPPA, encoded by the coding sequence GTGGCCCAGCCGACGACGCCCGACACCCCGACCCCGCCCGACGTCGGCGGTGCCGTCCCGACCGTGGGAAGCACCCCGGCCGAGGACGCCACCCTGCTGGAGCGAGCCCTCTTCGAGGTCAAGCGGGTCATCGTCGGGCAGGACCGGATGGTGGAGCGGATGTTCGTCGCCCTGCTGGCCCGGGGACACTGCCTGCTCGAAGGGGTGCCGGGGGTGGCCAAGACGCTCGCGGTGGAGACCCTGGCCCGGGTGGTCGGCGGCACCTTCGCCCGGGTGCAGTTCACCCCGGACCTGGTCCCCGCCGACATCGTCGGTACCCGGATCTACCGGCAGTCGAGCGAGAAGTTCGACGTCGAACTCGGGCCGGTCTTCGTGAACTTCCTCCTCGCCGACGAGGTCAACCGGGCACCGGCCAAGGTGCAGTCGGCGCTGCTGGAGGTGATGTCCGAGCAGCAGGTGTCGATCGGCGGGCAGACCCACCGGGTGCCGAACCCGTTCCTGGTGATGGCCACCCAGAACCCGATCGAGCAGGAGGGGGTCTATCCGCTGCCCGAGGCGCAGCGGGACCGCTTCCTCATGAAGATCATCGTCGGCTATCCCACCGACGCCGAGGAGCGGGAGATCGTCTACCGGATGGGGGTCAGCGCCCCCGAGCCGTCCTCGGTCTTCACCCCGCTCGAACTCGTCGGGCTGCAACAGAAGGCCGACAAGGTCTTCGTGCACAACGCCCTGGTCGACTACGCCGTACGCCTGGTGCTGGCGACCCGGGCCCCGGCCGAGCACGGGATGCCGGACGTGGCCCAGCTCATCCAGTACGGTGCCAGCCCGCGCGCCTCGCTCGGCATCGTCCGGGCCACCCGGGCGCTCGCGCTGATGCGTGGCCGGGACTACGCGCTGCCGCAGGACGTCCAGGACATCGCCCCGGACATCCTCCGGCACCGGCTGGTGCTCAGCTACGACGCGCTGGCCGACAACATCCCCGCCGACCACGTCGTCGACCGGGTGATGTCCACCATCCCGCTGCCCTCGGTCGCACCCCGGCAGAACGCCACCCCCACCCCGCCGGCCGGTCCCGGGCTCGGCATCGGACCCGCGTCCGGGGTGCCGGCGGTCGGCTCGGCGTGGCCCGGGCGCCCGCCGGCATGA
- a CDS encoding DUF58 domain-containing protein: protein MTSATDGGPARAEAVLSRLQLLVTRKLDGLLQGDYLGLLPGPGTEAGESREYRPGDDVRRMDWPVTARTTVPHVRRTVADRELETWLAVDLSASLDFGTGRWLKRELVIAAAAAITHLTVRGGNRIGAVIGTGPPPGGGTGSLATPPGVLRLPARPGRKEAQGLLRAVAGTPTRPGRTDLGLLVDALNRPPRRRGMAVVISDFLAPPQQWGRPVRKLGVRHEVLAVEVVDPRELELPDVGVLPVVDPETGELHEVQTADPRLRRRYAAAAAAQRAAIAHELRAAGAAHLRLRTDSDWLLDMVRFVAAQRHARTRGTTR from the coding sequence ATGACGTCGGCGACCGACGGCGGTCCGGCCCGGGCCGAGGCCGTACTCTCCCGGTTGCAGTTGCTGGTCACCCGCAAACTCGACGGACTGCTCCAGGGCGACTACCTCGGACTGCTGCCGGGGCCCGGCACCGAGGCGGGGGAGTCCCGGGAGTACCGCCCCGGCGACGACGTACGCCGGATGGACTGGCCGGTGACGGCCCGGACGACGGTGCCGCACGTCCGGCGTACGGTCGCCGACCGGGAACTGGAGACCTGGCTTGCGGTGGACCTCTCGGCCAGCCTCGACTTCGGCACCGGCCGCTGGCTCAAGCGCGAACTCGTGATCGCGGCGGCGGCGGCGATCACCCACCTGACCGTGCGCGGCGGCAACCGGATCGGCGCGGTGATCGGCACCGGCCCGCCCCCCGGCGGCGGGACAGGGTCGCTCGCCACCCCGCCGGGGGTGCTGCGGCTGCCGGCCCGGCCCGGGCGCAAGGAGGCACAGGGGCTGCTCCGGGCCGTCGCCGGCACGCCGACCCGACCCGGGCGCACCGACCTCGGCCTGCTGGTGGACGCGCTCAACCGCCCGCCCCGGCGCCGGGGGATGGCGGTGGTGATCTCCGACTTCCTGGCCCCGCCGCAGCAGTGGGGACGCCCGGTACGCAAGCTCGGGGTCCGGCACGAGGTGCTCGCCGTCGAGGTCGTCGACCCGAGGGAACTGGAACTGCCGGACGTCGGGGTGCTGCCCGTCGTCGACCCGGAGACCGGTGAGCTGCACGAGGTGCAGACCGCCGACCCACGGCTGCGGCGCCGTTACGCCGCCGCGGCGGCAGCCCAGCGCGCCGCCATCGCCCACGAGCTGCGGGCCGCCGGAGCGGCGCACCTGCGGCTGCGTACCGACTCCGACTGGCTGCTGGACATGGTGCGCTTCGTCGCAGCGCAGCGGCACGCCCGTACCCGGGGGACGACACGATGA
- a CDS encoding VWA domain-containing protein, whose translation MIRFLQPWWLLAVLPVLLLAGAYVWRQLHRRTYAMRFTNVELLRTLVPKGIGWRRHAAAGVMLLSLLILATGMARPAIDTKEPLERATIMLAIDVSLSMEADDVTPNRLEAAQEAAKQFVAELPPSYNLGLVAFAKSANVLVPPGKDRPAVTQAIDGLVLAEATATGEAVFTCLEAIRSVPADGAQGIPPARIVLLSDGYRTSGRSVEEAGAAAQAANVPVSTIAFGTDSGQVDIGGQVQRVPVDRLALAELAETTQGFFYEAASVTELKQVYQDMGSSIGFRTEAREITQWYAGIALLFALGAAGLSLLWTSRLV comes from the coding sequence ATGATCCGTTTTCTGCAACCGTGGTGGCTGCTCGCCGTGCTACCCGTGCTGCTGCTCGCCGGGGCGTACGTCTGGCGACAACTGCACCGCCGCACGTACGCGATGCGGTTCACCAACGTGGAGCTGCTGCGCACCCTCGTGCCGAAGGGGATCGGCTGGCGCCGGCACGCCGCGGCCGGGGTGATGCTGCTCAGCCTGCTGATCCTGGCCACCGGGATGGCCCGGCCCGCGATCGACACCAAGGAGCCGCTGGAGCGGGCCACCATCATGCTGGCGATCGACGTGTCGCTGTCGATGGAGGCCGACGACGTGACGCCGAACCGGCTGGAGGCGGCCCAGGAGGCGGCGAAGCAGTTCGTCGCGGAGCTGCCGCCGAGCTACAACCTCGGGCTGGTCGCCTTCGCCAAGTCCGCAAACGTACTGGTGCCGCCGGGCAAGGACCGCCCGGCGGTGACCCAGGCCATCGACGGTCTGGTGCTGGCCGAGGCGACCGCGACCGGCGAGGCGGTCTTCACCTGCCTGGAGGCGATCCGGTCGGTGCCGGCGGACGGTGCCCAGGGCATCCCGCCGGCCCGGATCGTGCTGCTCTCCGACGGCTACCGCACCTCGGGCCGCTCGGTCGAGGAGGCCGGTGCGGCGGCGCAGGCGGCGAACGTGCCGGTCTCGACCATCGCGTTCGGCACCGACTCGGGCCAGGTCGACATCGGCGGCCAGGTGCAGCGGGTACCGGTCGACCGGCTGGCCCTGGCCGAGCTGGCCGAGACGACGCAGGGCTTCTTCTACGAGGCGGCCTCGGTCACCGAGCTGAAGCAGGTCTACCAGGACATGGGCAGCTCGATCGGGTTCCGCACCGAGGCCCGGGAGATCACCCAGTGGTACGCGGGGATCGCGCTGCTCTTCGCGCTCGGCGCGGCGGGACTGAGCCTGCTCTGGACGTCCCGCCTGGTGTGA
- a CDS encoding acyltransferase, protein MSLLERRRTEGTTPHRVPSEGGGRDRGVDGLRAYAIGGVVFGHWLVTALVLGPDGALRTASPLAAMPALVPVSWLFQTLGLFFFVSGYASARSLRSAAARGLGPVPWLRRRLGRLGRPVLLLLGGWLAVLAAAALLGTPAGTLRTAATLVVSPLWFLLPLVVLIASTAPLARALDRYGPLRLAVPAVALVTLSDLAGRGGDPSGWPVPLPGDGAWRVPVAVLAGWLLPYLLGMALADGRLGGRRTAVGLLLAGAAGMAGLGWAGYPLSAVGVPGEGMSNLDPPSLFAVCLALAQVGAALLLRPALGRALARPARWAPVDRLNAVAISVYLWHQSTLLGVTALAALGARLAGAGAVPGLHTAPDGPGWVAARLAWLPLLLLVLAVLVGRAGGYRRRGTREGGEAESGRPRGGPDRYAE, encoded by the coding sequence ATGAGTCTGCTCGAACGGCGCCGGACCGAGGGGACGACCCCGCACCGGGTGCCGTCGGAGGGCGGCGGCCGGGACCGGGGCGTCGACGGACTGCGGGCGTACGCGATCGGCGGGGTCGTCTTCGGGCACTGGCTGGTCACCGCCCTGGTACTCGGCCCGGACGGCGCGCTGCGCACCGCCAGCCCGCTGGCCGCGATGCCGGCGCTGGTGCCGGTGAGCTGGCTGTTCCAGACGCTCGGGCTCTTCTTCTTCGTCAGCGGGTACGCCTCGGCCCGGTCGCTCCGCTCGGCGGCCGCCCGGGGGCTGGGCCCGGTGCCGTGGCTGCGTCGGCGGCTCGGTCGACTGGGTCGGCCGGTACTGCTGCTGCTCGGCGGCTGGCTGGCGGTACTCGCCGCCGCCGCCCTGCTCGGCACCCCGGCGGGAACCCTGCGCACCGCCGCCACGCTGGTGGTCAGTCCACTGTGGTTCCTGCTGCCGCTGGTGGTGCTGATCGCGTCCACCGCCCCGCTGGCCCGGGCGCTGGACCGGTACGGGCCGCTCCGGCTCGCCGTACCGGCCGTGGCGTTGGTCACGCTCAGCGACCTGGCGGGTCGGGGCGGGGACCCGTCGGGGTGGCCGGTGCCGCTGCCCGGGGACGGGGCGTGGCGGGTACCGGTCGCGGTGCTGGCCGGCTGGCTGCTGCCGTACCTGCTCGGGATGGCCCTCGCCGACGGCCGGCTCGGCGGCCGGCGCACCGCCGTCGGGCTGCTGCTGGCCGGTGCGGCCGGGATGGCCGGGCTGGGCTGGGCGGGCTATCCGCTCAGCGCGGTCGGGGTGCCCGGGGAGGGGATGTCCAACCTGGACCCGCCGTCGCTCTTCGCGGTCTGCCTGGCGCTGGCGCAGGTCGGCGCGGCGCTGCTGCTCCGGCCGGCGCTGGGCCGGGCGCTGGCCCGGCCGGCCCGGTGGGCCCCGGTGGACCGGCTCAACGCCGTGGCGATCAGCGTCTACCTGTGGCACCAGAGCACGCTGCTCGGGGTGACCGCACTCGCCGCGCTCGGGGCCCGGCTGGCCGGCGCCGGTGCCGTACCCGGACTGCACACCGCGCCGGACGGACCCGGCTGGGTCGCCGCCCGGCTGGCCTGGCTGCCGCTGCTGCTCCTGGTCCTCGCCGTGCTGGTCGGCCGGGCCGGCGGCTATCGGCGGCGGGGCACCCGCGAGGGCGGTGAAGCGGAGTCCGGACGGCCCCGGGGCGGCCCGGATCGATACGCAGAGTGA
- a CDS encoding alpha/beta hydrolase: MVWRPAVRPVVAGLLALGLMVPPPAGASEVAVARAGFVEAYPAVAAAMRAAGAPYAGWAAAGRSFLAFDPRGDGLAVEVFGDLGTADRIAVLVPGVDSRLRDFDRGLGGVRRRAPAVQARALYDQARAVRPGARVAVLAWLGYDPPNGLGRAAARAEHAQAGADALVELTRTLARHRPGAAVTLIGHSYGALVVGLAASRVPPQVTDLVTLAGIGTGVDRVAELDTAARVWAAEAPDDWIRRLPPVRVFGFGHGVRPAAPEFGARPLPVDGVRGHDGYLVPGSATLRATALVTLGAAGGDVPEAGVDRQPARAAAGTVR; encoded by the coding sequence ATGGTGTGGCGACCGGCGGTACGACCGGTGGTGGCCGGTCTGCTCGCGCTGGGGCTGATGGTGCCGCCGCCGGCCGGGGCGAGCGAGGTGGCGGTGGCCCGGGCCGGGTTCGTCGAGGCGTACCCGGCGGTGGCGGCGGCGATGCGGGCGGCCGGTGCGCCGTACGCCGGCTGGGCGGCCGCCGGGCGGTCCTTCCTGGCGTTCGACCCGCGCGGGGACGGGCTGGCCGTGGAGGTCTTCGGCGACCTCGGCACCGCCGACCGGATCGCCGTGCTGGTACCGGGGGTGGACAGCAGACTGCGGGACTTCGACCGTGGCCTGGGCGGGGTACGCCGACGCGCGCCCGCCGTCCAGGCCCGCGCCCTCTACGACCAGGCCCGTGCCGTCCGGCCCGGTGCCCGGGTGGCGGTGCTGGCCTGGCTCGGCTACGACCCGCCGAACGGGCTGGGCCGGGCGGCGGCCCGCGCCGAGCACGCGCAGGCCGGGGCGGATGCCCTGGTCGAGCTGACCCGGACGCTGGCCCGGCACCGCCCGGGCGCGGCGGTGACGCTGATCGGGCACAGCTACGGCGCGCTGGTGGTCGGGCTGGCCGCGTCCCGGGTGCCGCCGCAGGTGACCGACCTGGTGACGCTGGCCGGGATCGGCACCGGCGTGGACCGGGTGGCCGAACTGGACACCGCCGCCCGGGTCTGGGCGGCCGAGGCCCCGGACGACTGGATCCGCCGGCTGCCCCCGGTGCGGGTGTTCGGCTTCGGGCACGGCGTCCGGCCGGCCGCGCCGGAGTTCGGCGCCCGGCCGCTGCCGGTGGACGGGGTGCGCGGCCACGACGGCTACCTGGTGCCGGGCAGCGCGACGCTGCGGGCGACCGCCCTGGTCACGCTCGGTGCGGCCGGCGGCGACGTACCGGAGGCCGGGGTCGACCGGCAGCCGGCCCGCGCGGCGGCGGGGACCGTCCGATGA
- a CDS encoding response regulator transcription factor has protein sequence MIRVLIADDQAMVRQGFGALLAAQPDLLVVGDAANGADAVTAARRLDPDVVLMDVRMPVLDGLAATRQLLGDRPAADRPRVLILTTFDLDDYVYEALRAGASGFLLKDAPAADLVHAVRVVAAGDALLAPAVTRRLIAEFAARPGRDRPRPTSLAGLTPRETEVLRLIARGRSNGEIAAELIVAEQTVKTHVGRILSKLDLRDRAQAVVVAYESGLVAAGD, from the coding sequence ATGATCCGGGTGCTGATCGCCGACGACCAGGCGATGGTCCGGCAGGGCTTCGGGGCGCTGCTGGCGGCCCAGCCCGACCTGCTGGTGGTCGGCGACGCGGCGAACGGTGCCGACGCGGTCACCGCGGCCCGGCGACTCGACCCGGACGTGGTGCTGATGGACGTCCGGATGCCGGTGCTGGACGGCCTGGCCGCGACCCGGCAGCTGCTCGGCGACCGGCCGGCGGCGGACCGGCCCCGGGTCCTCATCCTGACCACCTTCGACCTCGACGACTACGTCTACGAGGCGCTGCGGGCCGGCGCCAGCGGCTTCCTGCTCAAGGACGCCCCGGCGGCCGACCTGGTGCACGCGGTCCGGGTGGTCGCGGCCGGCGACGCGCTGCTCGCCCCGGCGGTGACCCGTCGGCTGATCGCCGAGTTCGCCGCCCGGCCCGGCCGGGACCGGCCCCGCCCGACCAGCCTGGCCGGGCTCACCCCCCGGGAGACCGAGGTGCTCCGGCTGATCGCCCGGGGGCGCTCCAACGGGGAAATCGCCGCCGAGCTGATCGTCGCGGAACAGACCGTGAAGACCCACGTCGGGCGGATCCTGAGCAAGCTCGACCTGCGCGACCGGGCCCAGGCGGTGGTCGTCGCGTACGAGTCCGGGCTGGTCGCGGCCGGCGACTAG